The nucleotide sequence AAGTCAGGGAAATTTTCACGTCCGCCGTCGCCGAATCCGACGTCACCGAATCCGCCGTCACCGAATCTGCCGTCGCCGAATCCGGCGCGACCGGCCGGCCGTCGACGATGCCGCAGAACATCCGTTCGCCGCTCGACCGACTGCGCGACATCAACCCCGACATCGTCGGCTGGATTCGGATCCCGGGCACTTCTATCGACTACCCGGTCGTCCAGGGCCGCGACAATGCGTTTTACCTCACGCACGACGTCAAACGGCAGGAAAACCGAAACGGAAGCATTTTTCTCGACTACCGCAACATCCCCGGCGCGGACCGACATCTGGTCCTCTACGGCCACAACATGAAAAACGGCACGATGTTCGCCGAACTTTTGCGCTACGAGAGCCGATCGTTCCTCGCGCGCCATCCGGTCGTCGAACTCACCCTCCTCGGTGACCAGACGCGATGGGAGATTTTCTCCGTCCATTTCACGGACGTCCGGCATGACTACATCCGGGTCGACTTTACGGGAGACGACGACTTCAAGGCGTTCGTCGACGATCTGGCATCCCGCTCCCTACATCCGGCCCGCGTCCGCCCGAACGAAAACGACACGATTTTGACGCTGTCCACCTGCTCGGCCCGGGGAGAAGATTCCCGGTTCGCCGTCCACGCCCGGCTCCTCCGGTAATGCCCCCGATATCGTAACGTTCCGCATCATTTCCGTAGAAACGCGCCTCCCCCGTGCGCCCGTCCGGACTTACCATGAAAAACGGGGGAGGTGACCACATCCGACATGAACATGAAAACGTTTCGACGTCTGACCGCCGCCGTCGCCGCCTTGCCTCTGGCGTTCGCGTTCGGACTCGCCGCCCTGGCCGACGGCGACCTCGTTCTCGACAACTACGACCGCAGCGGGCTTACGGACTTCGCCGCATCCGGCGCCAAAGCGGTGTGGAACGGCGGCAACGCCGGCAAAAGCGCGACCATCGAAAACAACGCGCTGAAGCTGGAATACGCGTCCAAGGGCTGGTTCGGCACGGGCGGCCCGATCGACGCCAGTTCCTACAAGTACCTGAAGATCCGGATCAAGGGCGCCAAAGGCGGCGAAGGCGCGGATTTCGACCTGAATTACGCCGTCGGCGAGACGGTCAAGACGACCGGCAAAGCGTTCGCCGACCTGCTGACCGCGCCGGGGAAGAAAATACCCGCCGTCACCACGGAATATCAGGACATCCTGATCGATCTTGAAGCGAACGGCATCGACAAAGGGATTCAGGCCGTGCACCTGAATTTCCACGACGGCGTAAGCGGCACGATCTGGATCGACGAAATTTCGTTCACGAACGCCGTGCAGGCGGCCGGTTCGGCCGGGGCGACCGCCGTGGGCGGTTCGGACGGCGCGGATGCGTCGGCCGGATCGCCGGGTGCGACCGCGGAGCCGAACCCGAAGACCGGCGACCCGACGGATATCCGCCTGTATATCGGTTTGGCGGCGGTGTCGGGGACGGCCGCGATATGGCTGACGGTCAGGGCGGTTCGGCGGCAACACAGCTGATTCCGCAAAGAGCCGGTGGTTCCACTGGCTCTTTGCCGTTGGAGGAGGCTTTTTGCATGAATCGAAGACGAAGGATATGGATATGGACGGCGGCGATATCCGTTGCGGTAGCGGCGATCGGAGCTATTCTCGTTTATTTGCGGTTCGGAGGGGTCCGTCCGGTGACTTTTACAGAAAAAGACGGTCTGCTGCTCGTGCGCAATGACGATTATGAAGCGGCGTTCGACGCGACGAACGGGGCTTTCGTGTCCCTGAAAGACCGGAAAACCGGTGAAACTCTTTCCACCGGCAACCGGGACGGCCACCTCTGGTGGGCGATTCTGGACGACCGATCGTCCCTGAACAGCCGCGCGTCGAGGTCGTTTTCCTATGAATGGCGTCCGTCGAGCCGGGAACTGAAACTCCGTTACGACGGCCCGCTGAAAGTGGACGTCACCGCGACGTTTTCAAAGGAAAACCGCTTTACCTTGCAAGCCGTCGTCCGGAATACGTCCGACAAAACCGTCGAGTCGTTCCGCTTCCCCTACGAACTCAACCTGCCGACAGACCGGATCCGCGACGCGCTCCTGCCGATGTTGCCGGGGGTGAAGCTGAACGACCGGTTTTTCAAGGACCAGAATTCATTCGAAGATCAGTACCCCGGCGTTCTGTTCGCGTCTTACGTGGCGGTCCGCACGACGGGAGGAAGTCTTGCGATTTACGATATCCGCGAATCCTCGGTCAAACCGGTCGTCCTCGGGTTCAAGAACCAGATCGATCAGGCGGGCGCCACGGGCATCGTGCGCGACTACAAGACGTGGATCGCGCCGCAAGAGCAATGGACTTCGCCGCGCATCGTCGTGCAGGTCGGCGGAGACTACGCGCAGTCGATCGAGCGCTACCGGACGGACAACGGCATCGACCGGTACCGGTCGCTGGCCGACAAACTGGGCGACCGGAAGGACGAATTTTTCGCGTCGCCGTTTTTCAAGCTCGACGTAGCCGCCGCCCGAAGCGACTGGACGACGCTGAAAAGCAAATGGCTGGACCGGCTGCGGCACACCGGCGTCATCCACCTGGTCGCGTTTCAGCCGGGCGGCCACGACGAAAACTATCCCGACTTTTTGCCTCCCGATCCCCGCTGGGGAACGGAAAACGACTTCAGGCAGTTCATCGCCTACGCGCGGGAAAAAGGAAATCTGGTCGTTCCGTACACGAATTTTTCCTGGTGGGGCGTCAACGCGCCGACGCTCCGCAACCTGCCGGGCGGCGTGAAACTCGAGGACATCGTCGTCAGGCGCAAAAACGGTGACCTCATCAAGGAAGATTACGGCCCGCACAGCGGATACGTCGTCAATCCCGGCGACCCGTTCGTGCGGACCCGCATCGCCGAAGAACACCGCCGGCTGCTCGACGCGGGAGTCGACGGCATTTTCGAGGACCAGTGGGGCATCCGCAACACGCCCTATGTGTTCGGCGGCGTCGTCCCGGCGGGCACCGATCCGTCCAACGCCTATATCGAAGCTTTGCGGCAATACGCGGATTCGATCCGCCATCCGATGTACGTCGAGGACGGCTTCGACGTTCTAGCCGACGACGCGGCCGGTTTCATGGGCTCGGTCCTGCTCTGGAACCAGCTCGGTTACCGCCCCAAAACCGCCGCCTATACGTCGTACTACCCGATGATGGGCATGCTGGCGCGGGACAAAGTCATGCAGTTCCAACACAACCTGGCGAAAGAAACGATGACGATGAGCCGCGACGTCCTCCGGTGGAACCTCGCCATGGGCTACCACTTAAGCGCCGATCTGACCAGAGGCACGGACAACCCGTGGATCGACGTCGTCGGCGTTTTCCAGAAGCATGTCCTGGCGGCTTATGCGGACCGTCGGATCGTCGGCTTCGAGGAACCGGAACCGAACCGGACCGTCACCCGTATCGGCGACATGGAAATTACGGCCAACTGGGACGATCAAAACCCTCTGGCGCTGGACGACCTGTTCACGCTCGCGCCCGGCGGCGTACAGACGGTCTCCCGCGACGGCCGCATTCGGGCCGGCGTCTACACCGTCTACAACGGCCGACCGCTCGACGGCGAAAACCATATTTTGGCGGAAATCCGCGAACGCAAAGCCGTCGCTGTGTACCAGCCCTACGGCGACGATACGACTTTGGCCGTCCGCAAAGAAAAAGGCTGGAAACACGCCGTCGCCGCCGCCTACCGGTACGACGGCGGCAAGATCGCCGACTTGCCGGTGCGGGAAGAAGGCGACTGGATTGTGTTCGACTATATCACGGACATCAACGGCCAAAAAACCGGCTATGTCCTGTTGACTCCGTCCGATACGCCGAGCACCGTCGGCGACGTCCCGTTCAAGAAAAGAGCGCCGATGAAAAACCTGGCGCTCGGCCGGGACGTCCGTTCGACCTCCGACACCTCGAAGGATTATCCCGCCGCCAAAGCGGTCGACGGCGATCCGTACACGTACTGGGAAAGCGTCAACCGGCGCTTCCCGCAATCGCTCACGGTCGACCTCGGAGAAGCGCGGGACATC is from Candidatus Reconcilbacillus cellulovorans and encodes:
- a CDS encoding SrtB family sortase, whose amino-acid sequence is MPKRSGVWAAAAMAFAVFVLAGLRILSILTDDRENRTAVSEVREIFTSAVAESDVTESAVTESAVAESGATGRPSTMPQNIRSPLDRLRDINPDIVGWIRIPGTSIDYPVVQGRDNAFYLTHDVKRQENRNGSIFLDYRNIPGADRHLVLYGHNMKNGTMFAELLRYESRSFLARHPVVELTLLGDQTRWEIFSVHFTDVRHDYIRVDFTGDDDFKAFVDDLASRSLHPARVRPNENDTILTLSTCSARGEDSRFAVHARLLR